From Thermococcus sp.:
CTCCGTCCCTTTATAACTCTTTGGTCTGCGTGTTCCGTGTCCTGTCCAGTCTTTGAATCCTCCCGAAGGAGACAAAAAGGAACGATAAGTTTCACGAGTTCATTCCTCTGGGAGGATGTAATAGACGTAGTGGGGCCTGTTGGTCACATCGTCAATGAAAATTACTGTTCCGTTCCTTGGGGGCTTCAGATAGTGGACTTCTCCCTTCCTTGTTGTTACCGCCGCGAAGGCGTCTCCGGTTCTAACTCGGTTTCCAACGTTCGCTATCAGGGTTTTTGTAAAGCCCTCCACTGGGAGGAGCATCAGCTCATCGTCTCTTTTGAGGTAAATCCTCGTCCTTCCATCAGGGAGAACCAGTATCGCATCGGCGTTCATTCTATTGGTTGTCCTGTCAACGTAAAGGTAAAAGCGGTCGTAAATCTCTTTTATCAGGAACCTTGCGTTTTCACTGATGAAACCCGGCAGTTTATCGCCTTTTCTGAGCCAAACTTCTACGTTGCCATCTATTATTACACAGTCCCTCGTTATTTTTCCGTTTTCAACGCATTCCTCCTTTCTTCCCTCCACGTAGAGCCTGGGAAGTTTTTCCATGTTCTCACCTGTGTTTTTCCTTGTCCGTAAACCTTTTAAACTTCTCCTATTACTAAGCCCCGTGGCTTAAAATGTCCCTTAGAGCCAAGTTTATTGTGTTGCTGATAATAACGGTAATTTTGATGTCTTTTCTAATGAACAGTTATTCCTTCTCAGCTCCGCACAAGAAGAACCCTATAGCTCTCGATTTTTTGACAATCATAGTATTTGTTGGTGTTTTTGTTGGCCTGTTAATTTTTATAGTTCTAGCTCTCTATGTAAAGGATATACCTGGAGCAGAAAGTAGAGTTAATCTTAAACTTGGAGATGCAGTGTCAATTAGAGATATTGCTCTATTTTTGTTTTACAACTCCCTCCTAAGTACGTCCTGGGTTATTATGATGATGAGGATAACAGCAAGTATTAGAAACAATAACAATGTTACCAATGTCTCAATTTACAGAGGTAACAACACAACGCTTTTAAATAATTCAAATAATTCCTCTGTTGTTCCCCCTGTGAGACCTCTTATTGAAGGGGGAGGAAATGGTAATTATACGACAAAATTTTTAAACAATCCAATTGCAACGCACCTGTGGCTAGTTTTTCTTTTACCGATTTTCCTTGGACTGGTTTATCTTGGCTATTATTACTATCGTCTTGGTCAAGAAGAACTTAAAAGAAAGAGAAAAATTGAGAAGGCAATTGAATTCGATAGGAAGCTGAACGAGTTCGGCCTTGAAAGGTTCTCAAACCCAAGGGAGGCTATAGTTGAGATATACAAGAACGCCGTCCTATGGTTAGAAGGCCTTGGAATTCCTTATAGGGAGAGCTGGACTCACTGGGAGCATGCAGAGCACGTTAAATACATGCACGAGGCCTTTGTTGAATTGGCGAAGCTCTTCGAGAAGGCAAAATACGCCCCCGAAAGAATTGAGTGGAGAGATGCTGAGAAAGCTCTTGAGATTTATAACAGACTGAGGGGGAAAGCCCGTGAGATTGCCAAAATGGATTGAAACGTTCAAGGGCAGGCTAATGGTTGCTGGGTTCTTAATTTTTCTCTCAGTCGTTCCTGGAGAGTACTACATCAGGTGGATTGCAGTATTCAGTTTGGCAGTGTTCCTTGGAATTGTACTATTAAACGAGGATGTTCACATTCAACAAGCTAGAATGAGGAATAATCCTGCTACTAATCCTCTTAAACCTGATTTTGAGAGAGCTTTAGTAATTGTTAAACGAGCTCAAAAGGGCACGAGAAAGCTTGCCGAGGAAGAGCTCCTCGAGATACTCTATACTCTCTACGATGGAAAATACAGCTATCAAGAGTTACGTTCAAATCCTCCCCCTGCTTTGAAGGCTTTTTACTCTTCCCCCGATCCCTACGAGGGCCTAAAGCAGGCCCTAAAAATTTTGGAGGCTGAGCTAAATGAAGATTGAAGATGTCCACGAAAAGTCAAACCTCGTTCTCAACGAAGTCGGTAAGGCTATAGTGGGAAAGAGAAACGTACTGAGAATGATACTCACAACGATTCTAGCCGATGGCCACATCCTTATTGAAGACTTGCCGGGACTCGCCAAGACCTTGATGGCCAAGAGCTTTGCCAAAGCCCTTGGTCTCGAGTTCAAGCGTGTCCAGTTCACCTCCGACTTGCTTCCCAGTGACATACTTGGCGTCTCAGTCTTCAACCAGAAAACGCTGGAGTTCGAGTTCAGAAAGGGGCCCGTCTTCACCAATATCCTTCTCGCGGATGAGATAAACCGCTCTCCGCCGAAGACCCAGTCGGCTTTACTGGAAGCGATGCAGGAACGGCAGGTTACCGTTGAGGGAAAAACCTACGAACTTCCCAAGCCCTTTGTGGTCATAGCGACCCAGAACCCCATAGAGCAGGAGGGAACCTATCCCCTGCCAGAGGCCCAGCTGGACAGGTTCCTCGTCAGGTTGCGCGTTGGCTATCCGACGTTTGAGGAGGAAAAGGAAATCCTCAGGAGGAGAATCGAGCGCAGAAAGGACGAGGCCGACGTGAGGCCCGTCGTCACTCCTGAGGAACTCATAGAGATGCAAAAAGCAATTGAGGACGTCTACATAAGCGAGCCCATACTCGATTACATCGTCAGCATCGTGGACATTACAAGAAAAGACAAGAGGAGCGTTGAGATAGGAGCCTCTCCAAGGGGTAGCCTCGCCTTGCTGAAGCTGTCCAGGGCCTACGCGGCTATAGAGGGCAGGGACTACGTGATTCCCGACGATGTGAAGGCCGTAGCCGTTCCGGCGCTGAGCCACAGGCTAATCCTCAAGCGCGAGCTCTGGTACACGAGGGTTTCCCAGGAGAGCGTCATGGAAAAGCTACTCGAGAAGGTTCCCGTTCCCAAGTTCGAGTGAGGGGTGAGTATGAGAATTTTCGGCTTTGGAGGATTTCAGTACCAGCCTTCGATCGTTCTGCTAGAAAAGCACGTGGAACAGGAGGTTTCCCCGACATCAAAGCTGGCCCTCTATTTAGTGGCCCTCTGGGTTATTCCGACCTTTTCGTTTCTCCTTCTCCGGTGGAATCTGGTCTACCTTGTCCTACCCTATCTGACGCTCCTGTCAGTCTCGTATCTCTTCTTCAAACCAAAGGGAAAAGTTGAAATCTGGCGTGTCGTTAGTCACAACCGCTTCCTTGAGGGGCAGGAGGTTGAAGTAGAGGTCCACGTGAAAACGGACTTTCGTGTCGATTACCTCCACGTTCACGATCTTGTGCCGGGACTTGAGGTGATTGGAAGTCCAGAGAAGGTCTTTTCCTTAAGACCTTGTGAAGAGGGCGTTTTTAAATACAAGGTTAAAGTTAAACGTGGAATCCATAAGTTTGAGGGTTTTAATGTTTCCTATCGCGATCCCCTTGGCTTCTTCTCGTCAGATAGATTTGTTGACCACTTTACCGAAATAGTAGGCGTTCCAGTTCTGTATGAAGTTCAAACACCGTACTCAACCAAGGGAACCAAGATAACGATAGGCCCACTTCCTTCCCCTCTCACCGGCGGTGGCATCGAGTTTCATGCTATCAGGGAGTATCAGCCTGGCGATCCTCTTAAAGTCATAAACTGGAAGGCCACCGCGAGAACGGGGAAGATAATGGCCAACGAATTCGAAAGTGAGAGGAAAGTTGACGTAGTTTTTGTCGTCGATGCCTCGAGAATGAACGAACCCGTTTTTGACCACCTAATCAGGGCCACAGCTTCGCTTATGCTTAATGCCCTGAACGATGGAACGAGCTTTGGACTCCTCTTAGCTGAGAGAGTTCCGCTGTGGGTTCGCGTTGACTATGGCAAGAGGCACTTCTTCAAATGCATTGATTTCCTGAGCACCGCGAGGCCCGACAACAACAACTTCATCGCCTACCAGGTGGAACATCTTGTTAAGACTTCCCTTCCCCCGAGGGCCCAGATTGTTTACCTATCTCCTCTCCTGACAGAGGAGAGCAGAAACGCTCTAAAAACCCTTGCCCGCTATGGCTACAGCGTTGTTGTCATAAGTCCGAACCCAAACAGCGTCTATGAGCCTAAAACCGAGGAGGAAAGAATAGCTATGGAACTCGTTCAGCTAAAGAGAAAGGTCATGCTCAGGAACCTTGCAGGCTACGGGATTATAATAGACTGGGACGTTAAGAAGCCCCTGAAGGTGGCAATAGCGGAGGTGCTCCGTAAATGATAGGGAAGTTTTTTAGGAATGTTTTTACTACTGGACTTTTTGTTCTCTTTGTTCTTTTCACTTATCTCGACTTTGGGATTAGTCCAGAAACTATGATTGTGTTAATTTTTAGCCTATTAACGCCTCTGTGGGAACTGGCGGGTTATTTTGCCCTAATGGCTCTCGGATTCTTTTTGGTCTACCGTTCAATAGGTGGGTTCGTTGGGCTCTTCACTTTGATCTTTGGTATACAGTACGTGGAATCAGTCTATCTAACCTTAAGGAACGCTCCTCCTGAGCATTACTACGTCCTCTTCGCCGGAACGCTCCTGGCCATCCCGGTTTACTACTTCGCCTACCTGCTGTCCCTCTACGTGCCAAGCCTTGTCAACACCGCAGTTGCCTCGGTGTTTATAGTCCTTCTCTACGTTCTGTTCTACATAATAGTTAGACGCTGATGCTCCAGCTCCCCTTCTTTTTCAAAACCTCCCTGGCCCGGGTAAGGCCGAGCTTGACGCAGTCATCGAGCCTTTTTCCCTTAACGAGCCCCGCCAAAAAACCGCCGGCAAAGGCGTCCCCGGCACCGGTTGGGTCTATTTCGCCCTCAACGGGCAGTGCTGGAAACTCATGGAAGTCACCGTCGTAAACCAGAATCCCCTTCTCGCCCCGCGTTATAACAACAAGGTCGGCTCCCCAGGAGTACAGCTTCTCGGCCGATTTCTTGACCTCGTTAAGGCCCGTTATCAGCTTTGCCTCCCTCTCGTTCGGAAAGATTATCTCGCTCCTTGAAACCAGCTCCCGCATCAGCGCGGGTTTTCTTCTGTAGTCGTCGTAATATGTCGGGTTAAAATCGAGACTTACCCGTTTTCCTTCCAGCCTTTTCATGGCCTTCAACTGCTCTTCCGGTGGAATCGGCGCTATATGAAAGAGCTCTGCCCCCATGTACTCCTCAGGAATCGGTGTTTCGCCCATATTCTCGGCGACACCAATCTCGACCGGCGACTCAACGCTTCCATCTTCCCTGTAAATCACCCAGATGTGGATGGTCTTTCCCGGGAGAACCTGAACGCCCCTGATGTCAACGTATTGGGAGAGTTTTTCCAGCCATTCCCTCGGGAAATCCTCACCGATTTTAGTTACCAGGCCAACCTTCGCCCCTGCCAGGGAGGCCGAGGTGGCGACTGCCGCGGCCGCTCCGCCGGGCATGTCTACCCTTCTTCCGTCTGGAAACACTATCGTGTCTATGGAGACGTGACCGAGGACAACAAGCTCGACCATTCTACAACCCCTCCCTTAACTGGGGCCTTATGTTCTTTTGAGTTTTAAGTTAAGTGGTCGTGGTTTAAGCAGTTGTAACCGGTTACCTCTCCTCAAATTCGATTGTTTTGGAACTTTTTGTCCAGTTTATGTGTTGTATATTGACGAAAGGTTTTTGTATACGTAGTAATTGTTTGCATATGGCAACAGATAGATTTCCCTAACTGAAGGTGGTGAGAATGCCAAAGCCTGTGGGCTACGTTTTTGTATTCCTCCTATTTGTTTCCTTGGTTTCAGCAGTTTACTCCGTCAACGCCCCGGGTGTGGTGTATGAGGTTAAATACTCGGTCATCTCAAACGGAACCGTCGCGTTGATTCCCCTGTCCGTTTATCAGTACGACTTCCTCTACTATCCAAACGATTCACTGGCAAAGTTCGGAAAGTGGCACTATCTTCTATACTACAACGGTTCTCGCCTCTACCTCCTGAACTTTACCTATCTCCTGGCCCGCTCTCCCGGAGTTGCCTTCGTAAACGGAAGCTGGTATCTCAACGTCACAACTTACACATACTCGGGCACGGATAGCGCTGTCTACCGGCTGGACCCGGAGAATTTCTCCGTTGTTCCCGTAAAAACGAGTTGGTTCAAACTCTTGGAAGAAAACCATGTTGTTAGCGAGCTCAACGGCTGGAGGATAGTCGTTCCAAAGGACTTTGGCCCGCTAAACTCAAGCATCCCAACAGTTGACGTTGCAATTGCCAATACAGAGGAAAACGCTCGGCTCTACCATGGCAGGGTTGTCTTGGCAAATTCTTCGGAGTTTCCCCTTTACTTCCTCCTCATGCGGGAAAACGAAATCCGGAACGTCACGCTCCTCTACGTTAACACAACCCCCACCTCGTGGACTGAATACGGCTCAAGGCTGGTGACGGGGCTGGCGGGCTTCTGGTTCCCGGATAATGTCAGAATAGTTAACGTTGGCCCGGTCGCTAACGCATCCTCAGTTCCGCCGTGGGAGGTAGAGGTTATCAATGCCCGCTACTCCGTTGTTTCGAGCGGTAGGGATGCCATAATCCACCTTTTTTTGGCTACGTTCGTCCCCTACTGCCCCCCGCTCCTCGTTGCCGGTGGTTTCGACTGCAGTAATCAGACCATGCTGACGTTGCTCGAGGGGTACGAGTATCTCTTTTACTACAACGGCTCCCACCTCTACCTTCTCAACCTAACGGGGGCCATCCCCACTCAGGAGGTGTCCCTCGAGGACTACAACGGTGCGGTCTTTGTCAACGGAAGCTGGTATCTTAACGTCACGGTTTTCAACTGGAGCACGCATGAATACGAGGACAAAATCTATCTGTTCGACCCGAGGGAGTTCTGCATTGAACCCGTCAACGTCAGCTGGTCCGGGCTCATGAAGAAAGCGAAGAACGCCGATTCGATAAACGGGTGGCGGATTGTAACGCATTACGAGAGGCAATCTGAGAAGTGGGAGCCGGCAGACGTTTACGGGGTCTGCGCATCCCCCTTTGAGGATGCCAAGCGGTTGGATTACCCCTGTGCAAGCCTGATAATCAAAAAATCTGGGGTCATTCCGGTTCAAATCACGCTTAAATGAGGTTCATACGCAAAGAACATAACTCTGCCCTACCTTGAGATGAACTCGACGGGCACATACTACAGGCTCTCAAAAAGCGCCGTGCCCGTTAACGTGACCCTCTGTGAGAAGAAGGGTGCCTCCAAAACGCCGGCTCGTCTCGAAGAAAACAAGAACGGTGGGGAGAAAAAGACCCGCGGAATTTGCGGACCTGGGTTCGTGGCTCTGCTCGCGGTTCTTGCGTCGCTTATGAAAGGGCGCTCATCCGATGACTGAATTCTTTCCAATTAAGAACGTAGTAAAAAGTTTCCGAACCCTCGTTCAGATGCTCATCGAAAAGGTTTAAAAGTTAGGCTCCCAGAATTCA
This genomic window contains:
- a CDS encoding DUF2118 domain-containing protein, with the translated sequence MEKLPRLYVEGRKEECVENGKITRDCVIIDGNVEVWLRKGDKLPGFISENARFLIKEIYDRFYLYVDRTTNRMNADAILVLPDGRTRIYLKRDDELMLLPVEGFTKTLIANVGNRVRTGDAFAAVTTRKGEVHYLKPPRNGTVIFIDDVTNRPHYVYYILPEE
- a CDS encoding DUF4129 domain-containing protein, which translates into the protein MLLIITVILMSFLMNSYSFSAPHKKNPIALDFLTIIVFVGVFVGLLIFIVLALYVKDIPGAESRVNLKLGDAVSIRDIALFLFYNSLLSTSWVIMMMRITASIRNNNNVTNVSIYRGNNTTLLNNSNNSSVVPPVRPLIEGGGNGNYTTKFLNNPIATHLWLVFLLPIFLGLVYLGYYYYRLGQEELKRKRKIEKAIEFDRKLNEFGLERFSNPREAIVEIYKNAVLWLEGLGIPYRESWTHWEHAEHVKYMHEAFVELAKLFEKAKYAPERIEWRDAEKALEIYNRLRGKAREIAKMD
- a CDS encoding MoxR family ATPase, which translates into the protein MKIEDVHEKSNLVLNEVGKAIVGKRNVLRMILTTILADGHILIEDLPGLAKTLMAKSFAKALGLEFKRVQFTSDLLPSDILGVSVFNQKTLEFEFRKGPVFTNILLADEINRSPPKTQSALLEAMQERQVTVEGKTYELPKPFVVIATQNPIEQEGTYPLPEAQLDRFLVRLRVGYPTFEEEKEILRRRIERRKDEADVRPVVTPEELIEMQKAIEDVYISEPILDYIVSIVDITRKDKRSVEIGASPRGSLALLKLSRAYAAIEGRDYVIPDDVKAVAVPALSHRLILKRELWYTRVSQESVMEKLLEKVPVPKFE
- a CDS encoding DUF58 domain-containing protein, with the translated sequence MRIFGFGGFQYQPSIVLLEKHVEQEVSPTSKLALYLVALWVIPTFSFLLLRWNLVYLVLPYLTLLSVSYLFFKPKGKVEIWRVVSHNRFLEGQEVEVEVHVKTDFRVDYLHVHDLVPGLEVIGSPEKVFSLRPCEEGVFKYKVKVKRGIHKFEGFNVSYRDPLGFFSSDRFVDHFTEIVGVPVLYEVQTPYSTKGTKITIGPLPSPLTGGGIEFHAIREYQPGDPLKVINWKATARTGKIMANEFESERKVDVVFVVDASRMNEPVFDHLIRATASLMLNALNDGTSFGLLLAERVPLWVRVDYGKRHFFKCIDFLSTARPDNNNFIAYQVEHLVKTSLPPRAQIVYLSPLLTEESRNALKTLARYGYSVVVISPNPNSVYEPKTEEERIAMELVQLKRKVMLRNLAGYGIIIDWDVKKPLKVAIAEVLRK
- a CDS encoding carbohydrate kinase family protein, giving the protein MVELVVLGHVSIDTIVFPDGRRVDMPGGAAAAVATSASLAGAKVGLVTKIGEDFPREWLEKLSQYVDIRGVQVLPGKTIHIWVIYREDGSVESPVEIGVAENMGETPIPEEYMGAELFHIAPIPPEEQLKAMKRLEGKRVSLDFNPTYYDDYRRKPALMRELVSRSEIIFPNEREAKLITGLNEVKKSAEKLYSWGADLVVITRGEKGILVYDGDFHEFPALPVEGEIDPTGAGDAFAGGFLAGLVKGKRLDDCVKLGLTRAREVLKKKGSWSISV